Proteins from a genomic interval of Quercus lobata isolate SW786 chromosome 11, ValleyOak3.0 Primary Assembly, whole genome shotgun sequence:
- the LOC115966857 gene encoding methionine--tRNA ligase, chloroplastic/mitochondrial-like codes for MYETLRKKKKKGTVFSLSAFGLQIFTFLFFFIKLIFVHQSPSPCKKTQIQISDDELRRGGRRSQLRRFFFRLQLDISYDKFFRTIDLSDPKHESIVKEFYSRVLANGDICIYMKEFIVSAVRSIRMRKNCLITTVVWKEDNYYFALSKNKKFLEETLTQNPNFFQPSFRLNEVR; via the exons ATGTATGAGACTTTAAG gaaaaagaaaaaaaaaggaacagtCTTTTCTCTTTCGGCCTTTGGGCTACAaatatttacttttctttttttttttattaaactcaTTTTTGTTCATCAGTCTCCCTCTCCCTGTAAGAAAACTCAAATACAGATCTCCGACGATGAACTGAGGCGCGGTGGTCGGCGATCTCAACTCCGCCGCTTTTTCTTCCGATTACAG TTAGACATATCTTATGATAAGTTCTTTCGGACTATTGATCTGTCAGATCCCAAGCATGAATCAATTGTGAAGGAATTTTACTCAAGGGTTCTTGCCAATGGTGATATCTGTATATATATGAAGGAATTTATTGTGTCTGCTGTGAGGAGTATCAG GATGAGAAAGAATTGCTTGATAACAACTGTTGTGTGGAAAGAGGATAATTACTACTTTGcactatcaaaaaataaaaaattcttagagGAAACTTTGacacaaaatccaaatttttttcagCCTTCTTTCCGGTTAAATGAGGTGAGATAG